In Lysinibacillus sp. FSL M8-0337, the following proteins share a genomic window:
- a CDS encoding alkaline phosphatase family protein — MPNNKVVLIVVDALRFDTACTHMGFMQHLVERKMASRFEVRSEVPSLSRPLYETILTGTPPIVHGVTSNMTVRLSTQNSLFHLAQSNGLSTAAAAYYWVSELYNRAPFQHMEDRLQFDKQLPIENGLFYFEDHYPDSHLFADAAWLMDQKQPDFLYIHPMNVDDDGHKFTANSAQYRNRVLAVDALLSLFIPKCMAQGYDVIVTADHGMTSDGNHGGTTIEDRHVPMFVISQTVKAGIKDGVVSQLQVAPLCCHLLNIAPSEEMVPLLLEGVQTVK, encoded by the coding sequence ATGCCAAATAACAAAGTTGTCCTTATTGTTGTTGATGCACTTCGTTTTGATACTGCCTGTACACATATGGGCTTTATGCAACATTTAGTAGAACGTAAAATGGCCTCGCGTTTTGAGGTTCGTTCGGAAGTACCATCACTATCGAGACCATTATATGAAACGATTTTAACGGGCACTCCACCAATTGTTCATGGCGTCACTAGTAATATGACGGTGCGCCTATCAACACAAAATAGTTTATTCCATTTAGCACAGTCAAATGGTTTATCGACTGCAGCGGCTGCTTATTATTGGGTAAGTGAACTTTATAATCGTGCACCCTTTCAGCATATGGAGGATCGTTTACAATTCGATAAACAGCTTCCGATTGAAAATGGCTTGTTTTACTTTGAGGATCATTATCCTGACAGCCATTTGTTTGCAGATGCCGCATGGTTAATGGACCAAAAACAACCAGATTTCTTATATATTCATCCGATGAATGTAGATGACGATGGGCATAAATTTACAGCAAATTCAGCGCAATATCGTAATCGTGTATTAGCTGTGGATGCACTATTGTCGTTGTTTATACCTAAATGCATGGCGCAGGGATATGATGTCATTGTGACAGCAGATCATGGGATGACAAGTGATGGCAATCATGGTGGGACAACGATAGAGGATCGACATGTACCGATGTTTGTCATCTCTCAAACCGTGAAGGCAGGTATAAAAGACGGTGTAGTATCACAGCTACAAGTGGCACCTCTTTGCTGTCACCTGCTAAATATAGCGCCTTCAGAGGAAATGGTGCCATTACTATTAGAGGGCGTCCAGACAGTAAAATAA
- a CDS encoding ABC transporter permease subunit → MIVLISKRQSFAWLTPFLLLVLLFFLVPLLYMLITSFSNSEGFTLAQYKSVLTNTYILQGFKNSFTLSVISAVIALVVTLFAVYAITHFSQPVREKILILTNLTSNFSGIPLAFAFIVLLGNSGLFTLLFDKWEIGALSSFSLYSWSGLLLIYIYFQLPLALMLLYPIYDGIQQQWKEAAALLGASTLQFWLKVGIPVMLPGIVGTFSVLFANAMGAYASAYALTNSNYNLVAIRIGALIKGDIFAQPELASAIAVLLAVTMVTAMLISEWSIKKTRGKLK, encoded by the coding sequence GTGATTGTTTTGATTTCCAAGCGGCAATCGTTTGCCTGGCTTACACCTTTCTTATTACTTGTCCTGTTGTTTTTCCTTGTGCCTTTACTGTATATGCTGATAACGAGTTTTAGTAATAGCGAAGGATTTACGTTAGCACAATATAAATCTGTATTAACAAACACGTATATTTTACAAGGTTTTAAAAATAGTTTTACATTATCTGTTATTTCGGCTGTGATTGCGCTCGTCGTTACATTGTTTGCCGTGTATGCTATTACGCACTTTTCGCAGCCGGTACGGGAAAAAATTTTAATACTAACCAATTTAACATCTAATTTTTCAGGTATTCCTTTAGCTTTTGCATTTATTGTCTTGCTTGGGAATAGTGGATTATTTACTTTGCTATTTGATAAGTGGGAAATTGGCGCTTTATCGTCATTTTCCCTTTATAGCTGGAGTGGTCTATTACTCATTTATATTTATTTTCAACTGCCATTAGCATTGATGCTATTGTATCCAATTTATGATGGTATTCAGCAGCAATGGAAGGAAGCAGCCGCTCTTTTAGGAGCTTCTACTTTACAGTTTTGGCTGAAGGTAGGGATACCTGTTATGTTACCAGGGATTGTTGGAACCTTTAGTGTGTTGTTTGCCAATGCAATGGGTGCCTATGCATCTGCTTACGCATTGACAAATAGTAATTACAATTTAGTGGCCATTCGTATTGGAGCACTCATTAAAGGGGATATATTTGCACAACCCGAGTTGGCAAGTGCGATTGCTGTATTGCTAGCGGTAACAATGGTAACCGCCATGCTGATAAGTGAATGGAGCATTAAAAAGACAAGGGGGAAATTAAAGTGA
- a CDS encoding ABC transporter permease subunit → MKKRSLANIIFLFLMLYLLLPIVATMLYAFSSKWHKSIFPEGLTFKWLATLFQDTAFMQAFGRSVLLAGGAVIIALIVIVPAIFVIVLYFPKYEKWIQVAVVMVYSFPGIILAVGLIRVYSTIGVPMILVVLGAYVIGILPYIYQGTRNSLRNVDARQLLDAAQLLGATKTQAFTKILLPTVYPGLFAGALLSFSVLFGEFVLINLVVGSRFETVQIYLMKKLSTSGHIASAVVFIYIVLMGILTFAIAILTKRSKGATNL, encoded by the coding sequence GTGAAAAAAAGAAGTTTAGCTAATATCATTTTCCTCTTTTTAATGTTGTATTTGCTATTACCGATTGTAGCGACAATGCTGTATGCTTTTTCGTCAAAGTGGCATAAAAGTATTTTTCCCGAGGGGCTAACATTCAAGTGGCTTGCTACACTGTTTCAAGATACGGCATTTATGCAAGCATTTGGCCGCTCTGTCCTCCTTGCGGGAGGGGCGGTTATCATCGCACTAATCGTTATTGTCCCTGCAATTTTTGTCATCGTTTTGTATTTTCCAAAGTATGAGAAATGGATTCAAGTTGCCGTTGTAATGGTCTATTCATTTCCAGGGATTATTTTAGCTGTTGGCTTAATTCGGGTGTATTCAACAATAGGTGTACCCATGATCTTGGTCGTATTGGGTGCCTATGTAATCGGTATTTTGCCCTATATTTATCAAGGCACGCGCAATAGCTTGCGTAATGTAGATGCAAGACAGTTATTGGATGCTGCGCAATTATTAGGCGCAACGAAAACACAGGCATTTACAAAAATACTGTTGCCTACCGTTTATCCAGGCTTGTTTGCAGGTGCATTATTATCGTTTTCCGTGCTATTTGGAGAATTTGTACTTATTAACTTAGTCGTCGGCTCACGCTTTGAAACGGTACAAATTTATTTAATGAAAAAGCTAAGTACGAGCGGTCATATTGCTAGCGCAGTTGTCTTTATTTATATCGTTCTGATGGGCATATTAACGTTCGCTATTGCGATATTAACGAAACGTTCGAAAGGTGCGACGAATTTATGA